A stretch of Flexivirga aerilata DNA encodes these proteins:
- a CDS encoding S-adenosylmethionine:tRNA ribosyltransferase-isomerase, which yields MRTGGPTRTLRTGPATRFPAPEEQTAPAPAEERGLARDEVRLLVGTRDGIDHVRFRDLPDHLSAGDLVVVNNSATIAGQVDARVAGSGPVVLHVATPLDDGTWVVELRSAPDAARAVLDARPGDHLETGALVLTLRAPYPFDSSPTGTGNRLWQAEVDGDLAAHLRVAGRPISYGYLDRRYPLSAYQTVFSTVPGSAEMPSAARPFTPEVVTRLVAAGVGVAPITLHTGVSSQEAGEGPQAERFEVPEATARQVNATRAAGGRVVAVGTTVTRALESAVTTDGRVGPAYGWTERVVTPDDPPRVVDGLITGWHDPQASHLLLVEAVAGPVLTQAAYDAAVAHGYRWHEFGDAALLL from the coding sequence ATGAGGACCGGTGGACCCACGAGGACGCTGCGCACCGGCCCGGCCACCCGCTTCCCGGCGCCCGAGGAGCAGACAGCTCCGGCACCCGCCGAGGAGCGCGGCCTGGCCCGGGACGAGGTGCGGCTGCTGGTCGGCACCCGCGACGGCATCGACCACGTGCGCTTCCGCGACCTGCCCGACCACCTCAGCGCGGGGGATCTGGTGGTGGTCAACAACTCCGCGACGATCGCCGGTCAGGTCGACGCCCGCGTCGCCGGGAGCGGGCCGGTCGTGCTGCACGTCGCGACGCCGCTCGACGACGGCACGTGGGTGGTGGAGTTGCGTTCGGCGCCGGACGCCGCCCGCGCCGTGCTCGACGCGCGACCCGGCGACCATCTCGAGACGGGCGCGCTCGTGCTCACGCTGCGTGCGCCATACCCGTTCGACTCCTCGCCGACCGGCACGGGCAATCGCCTCTGGCAGGCCGAGGTCGACGGCGACCTGGCCGCTCACCTGCGGGTCGCGGGACGGCCCATCAGCTACGGCTACCTCGACCGGCGCTACCCGCTGTCGGCCTACCAGACGGTCTTCAGCACCGTGCCCGGAAGTGCCGAAATGCCTTCGGCGGCAAGGCCGTTCACGCCCGAGGTCGTCACCCGGCTGGTCGCCGCAGGCGTCGGGGTCGCGCCGATCACCCTGCACACCGGAGTGTCCTCCCAGGAAGCGGGAGAGGGGCCGCAGGCCGAACGCTTCGAGGTGCCGGAGGCGACCGCGCGTCAGGTCAACGCGACCCGCGCCGCCGGCGGCCGCGTCGTCGCGGTCGGCACCACCGTCACGCGCGCGCTGGAGTCGGCGGTCACCACCGATGGACGGGTCGGCCCGGCATACGGATGGACCGAGCGGGTGGTTACCCCCGACGACCCGCCGCGCGTCGTCGACGGCCTGATCACCGGCTGGCACGACCCGCAGGCCTCGCACCTGCTGCTCGTGGAGGCGGTCGCCGGCCCCGTCCTCACCCAGGCGGCGTATGACGCGGCGGTCGCCCACGGCTACCGCTGGCACGAGTTCGGCGACGCTGCGCTCCTACTCTGA
- the typA gene encoding translational GTPase TypA, translating into MSLKSRSDVRNVAIVAHVDHGKTTLVDKMLWQTGSFGERQTVETTGERVMDSGDLEREKGITILAKNTAISYDGPSADGKPVTINIIDTPGHADFGGEVERGLSMVDGVVLLVDASEGPLPQTRFVLRKALAAKMPVILCINKVDRPDSRIEEVEEETYELFMDLLDDADADADQLDFPVVYASAKAGVASTTRPANGGLPDGNDLEPLFKTILETIPAPTYDDQAPLQAHVTNLDSSNFLGRLALLRVHNGEIKKNQQVTWCRHDGSQRSVKITELLMTEGLERQPADSAGPGDIIAVAGIPEITIGETLADPDNPIPLPLITVDEPAISMTIGTNTSPMAGKVRGSKVTARLVKDRLDRELIGNVSLRVLPTERPDAWEVQGRGELALAILVEQMRREGYELTVGKPQVVTKEVDGKLQEPVEHLTIDTPEEHLGTITQILAARKGRMEQMTNHGTGWVRMEFVVPSRGLIGFRTEFLTETRGTGIAHHVFSGYEPWFGPIVTRQSGSLVADRSGAVTSYAMVNLQERGTLFVEPTTEVYEGMIVGENSRADDMDVNITKEKKLTNVRASSADNFEKIFPPRKLSLEQSLEFCREDECVEVTPDDVRIRKVVLNAGERARAAARARSSAKS; encoded by the coding sequence ATGTCTTTGAAGTCCCGTAGTGACGTGCGTAACGTCGCGATCGTTGCCCACGTCGACCACGGCAAGACGACCCTCGTCGACAAGATGCTCTGGCAGACCGGCTCCTTCGGGGAGCGGCAGACCGTCGAGACCACCGGCGAGCGAGTCATGGACTCCGGTGACCTCGAGCGCGAGAAGGGCATCACGATCCTCGCCAAGAACACCGCGATCTCCTACGACGGGCCGTCCGCCGACGGCAAGCCGGTGACCATCAACATCATCGACACCCCCGGCCACGCCGACTTCGGCGGCGAGGTGGAGCGCGGTCTGTCGATGGTCGACGGTGTCGTGCTGCTCGTCGACGCCAGCGAGGGCCCGCTGCCGCAGACCCGTTTCGTGCTGCGCAAGGCGCTCGCGGCCAAGATGCCGGTGATCCTCTGCATCAACAAGGTCGACCGCCCCGACTCCCGCATCGAGGAGGTCGAGGAGGAGACCTACGAGCTGTTCATGGATCTGCTCGACGACGCCGACGCCGATGCCGACCAGCTGGACTTCCCGGTGGTCTACGCCTCGGCGAAGGCCGGTGTCGCCTCCACGACCCGCCCGGCCAACGGCGGCCTGCCCGACGGCAACGACCTGGAGCCGCTCTTCAAGACCATCCTGGAGACCATCCCGGCGCCGACGTATGACGACCAGGCCCCGCTCCAGGCGCACGTCACCAACCTCGACTCCAGCAACTTCCTCGGCCGGCTCGCGCTGCTGCGCGTGCACAACGGCGAGATCAAGAAGAACCAGCAGGTCACCTGGTGCCGCCACGACGGCTCCCAGCGATCGGTGAAGATCACCGAGCTGCTGATGACCGAGGGCCTGGAGCGTCAGCCCGCCGACTCCGCCGGCCCCGGCGACATCATCGCCGTCGCGGGCATCCCCGAGATCACCATCGGCGAGACCCTTGCCGACCCGGACAACCCGATCCCGTTGCCGCTCATCACGGTCGACGAGCCGGCGATCTCGATGACGATCGGCACCAACACCTCGCCGATGGCCGGCAAGGTCCGCGGGTCGAAGGTCACCGCGCGCCTGGTCAAGGACCGGCTCGACCGCGAGCTGATCGGCAACGTGTCGCTGCGCGTGCTGCCCACCGAGCGCCCCGACGCGTGGGAGGTGCAGGGTCGTGGTGAGCTCGCGCTCGCGATCCTGGTCGAGCAGATGCGCCGCGAGGGTTACGAGCTGACCGTCGGCAAGCCGCAGGTCGTCACCAAGGAGGTCGACGGCAAGCTGCAGGAGCCGGTCGAGCACCTGACGATCGACACCCCCGAGGAGCACCTCGGCACGATCACCCAGATCCTCGCCGCCCGCAAGGGCCGCATGGAGCAGATGACCAACCACGGCACCGGTTGGGTCCGCATGGAATTCGTCGTCCCGTCCCGTGGCCTGATCGGCTTCCGCACCGAGTTCCTGACCGAGACCCGTGGCACCGGCATCGCCCACCACGTCTTCTCCGGCTACGAGCCCTGGTTCGGCCCGATCGTCACCCGGCAGTCCGGTTCGCTGGTCGCCGACCGCTCCGGCGCGGTCACCTCCTACGCGATGGTCAACCTGCAGGAGCGCGGCACGCTCTTCGTCGAGCCGACCACCGAGGTCTACGAGGGCATGATCGTCGGGGAAAACTCCCGCGCCGACGACATGGACGTCAACATCACCAAGGAGAAGAAGCTCACCAACGTGCGCGCCTCGAGCGCGGACAACTTCGAGAAGATCTTCCCGCCGCGCAAGCTGTCGCTCGAGCAGAGCCTGGAGTTCTGCCGCGAGGACGAATGCGTCGAGGTGACCCCGGACGACGTGCGCATCCGCAAGGTCGTGCTCAACGCCGGTGAACGCGCCCGTGCCGCCGCTCGCGCCCGGAGCTCCGCGAAAAGCTAA
- a CDS encoding PIG-L family deacetylase, whose amino-acid sequence MVFVHAHPDDESLWTGLAIAHHAARGDDVHVLTATLGEEGEVIPPELRHLQLPDGEARPADIADPLAAVRRDELAGATKALGVSSVTVLADGGYRDSGMAGTPSAAHPRAFTGASVDEVAAAIAGHLRQLDADVVVTYDAHGGYGHPDHIRTHDATRLAVASIERQPALYAVVTPRSWATEDRRWLAGHVDRPGVVVPPEDDAFLPSVVDDEVVTHTVVDERALPAQVAALEQHRTQVSVFDGYYTLSNDVATRLAAREAFVRLDPATGGVAEGTPSARDLRHTGLAG is encoded by the coding sequence ATGGTTTTCGTGCACGCGCACCCGGACGACGAGTCGCTGTGGACCGGGCTCGCGATCGCCCACCACGCGGCCCGCGGGGACGACGTGCACGTGCTCACCGCAACCCTCGGCGAGGAGGGTGAGGTCATCCCGCCCGAGCTCCGGCACCTGCAGCTGCCGGACGGCGAGGCCCGCCCGGCCGACATCGCCGACCCGCTCGCTGCGGTGCGCCGCGACGAACTCGCCGGCGCCACCAAGGCGCTCGGGGTCAGCTCGGTGACGGTGCTGGCCGATGGCGGCTACCGCGACTCCGGCATGGCGGGCACCCCGTCGGCCGCGCACCCGCGGGCCTTCACCGGCGCCTCGGTGGACGAGGTGGCGGCCGCCATCGCTGGCCACCTGCGGCAGCTGGACGCCGACGTGGTCGTCACCTACGACGCGCACGGCGGCTACGGCCACCCCGACCACATCCGCACGCACGACGCGACCCGGCTGGCGGTGGCCTCCATCGAGCGGCAGCCGGCGCTGTATGCCGTTGTCACTCCTCGCAGTTGGGCGACCGAAGACCGTCGGTGGCTCGCCGGTCACGTCGACCGCCCGGGTGTCGTCGTGCCGCCGGAGGACGATGCGTTCCTGCCGAGCGTCGTCGACGACGAGGTCGTCACGCACACCGTGGTCGACGAGCGTGCGCTGCCCGCGCAGGTGGCCGCGCTGGAGCAGCACCGCACCCAGGTGAGCGTCTTCGACGGCTACTACACGCTGTCCAACGACGTCGCGACCCGCCTCGCCGCACGCGAGGCGTTCGTGCGGCTGGACCCGGCGACCGGTGGGGTGGCAGAGGGGACCCCGTCGGCGCGCGACCTGCGTCATACAGGCTTGGCAGGATGA
- a CDS encoding flavin reductase family protein, whose protein sequence is MTEQPEQPLQQPEPVDPDAFRQVMGRLVTGVTVVTTKAGGLDHAMTANAVMSVSLEPLLVVLSVEKEARFHDAVLESQVWGISILPESARATATWLATRGRPLHGQLDRIPHHHGPATGVALLDDALGTLECHTFDTVGAGDHSLLIGDVRSLSINERPGDALVYYRGAFGVQR, encoded by the coding sequence ATGACCGAACAACCCGAACAACCACTGCAACAGCCCGAGCCGGTCGATCCCGACGCCTTCCGGCAGGTGATGGGCCGGCTGGTCACCGGCGTGACGGTCGTGACGACCAAGGCGGGCGGCCTCGACCACGCGATGACCGCCAACGCCGTCATGTCGGTGTCGCTGGAGCCGCTGCTGGTCGTGCTGAGCGTCGAGAAGGAGGCGCGCTTCCACGACGCGGTGCTGGAGTCGCAGGTCTGGGGCATCAGCATCCTGCCCGAATCCGCCCGGGCGACCGCCACCTGGCTCGCGACCCGCGGCCGCCCGCTGCACGGTCAGCTCGACCGCATCCCGCACCACCACGGGCCGGCGACCGGGGTGGCCCTCCTCGACGACGCACTCGGCACCCTCGAATGTCACACCTTCGACACGGTCGGCGCGGGAGATCATTCGCTGCTGATCGGCGACGTACGCTCGTTGTCGATCAATGAACGGCCAGGTGACGCCCTGGTCTACTACCGGGGAGCATTTGGGGTACAACGTTGA
- a CDS encoding VanW family protein, producing MTIDEAQAGEVVADGKKPGKRRALRRALWIGGPIVLLAGGYVALAASQSGTVPDGTTVGGVKIGGLDEADATAKLRASTRAQLDKPITITAVGRDLTITPASSGISIDTSRGLDGLTGFSLNPRVVWQHLTGGGPHRNLPTTIDQGALQQAVAQAGAVIKGSPVNGSVKFLGGKVVTTPSTPGKGVDAGAVAKDIADGWPGRTSYPADISEQPPALTDGEIDRYVKSFADPAMSAPVTVAVGDKSAKLQPKEVSDLLSTSFDGTSLQPKVDQGMLKEFLDSRTAGLVTSPVNAKLTVKDGQTSVIPGKDGTVVETGNAGGLLIDALTAPNRTMTLPTKPAKPAVTEADLRKVTIGNELMSEFVSPFPTGAENAARTANIRVGLSRLNGIVVAPGETFSLLDTLRPFTKENGYVDAPTLQGGIDVPGMGGGISQVSTTLYNATFFAGLKLVEHTPHAFWIPRYPMGREATMWDPTIDNKWTNDSGHPVRIEAGIEGNAAVIRLYGTKVFSVSSTTGNKFDIQQPGEPKHLTGDKCIPQPPQEGFKVTVTRVVTDGSGTVVKNESVTTKYAPAVRVTCN from the coding sequence TTGACGATCGACGAGGCGCAGGCGGGGGAAGTCGTGGCCGACGGCAAGAAGCCCGGCAAACGGCGCGCCCTGCGCCGCGCGCTGTGGATCGGCGGGCCGATCGTCCTGCTGGCGGGCGGCTACGTCGCACTGGCGGCGTCGCAGTCCGGCACCGTGCCCGACGGCACGACAGTGGGCGGCGTCAAGATCGGCGGCCTCGACGAGGCCGACGCGACCGCCAAGCTGCGGGCGTCGACCCGGGCGCAGCTCGACAAGCCGATCACGATCACGGCGGTCGGGCGCGACCTCACGATCACCCCGGCGAGCTCCGGCATCTCGATCGACACCTCGCGCGGGCTCGACGGGCTGACCGGCTTCTCGCTCAACCCCCGGGTGGTGTGGCAGCACCTCACCGGTGGGGGACCGCACCGCAACCTGCCGACCACGATCGACCAGGGCGCGCTGCAGCAGGCGGTGGCGCAGGCCGGAGCCGTCATCAAGGGCTCACCGGTCAACGGCTCGGTGAAGTTCCTCGGCGGCAAGGTCGTCACGACTCCGTCCACCCCGGGCAAGGGCGTCGACGCGGGCGCCGTGGCCAAGGACATCGCGGACGGCTGGCCCGGCCGCACCAGCTACCCGGCGGACATCTCCGAGCAGCCGCCGGCGCTCACCGACGGCGAGATCGACCGCTACGTCAAGTCCTTCGCCGACCCGGCGATGTCGGCGCCGGTCACGGTTGCCGTCGGCGACAAGTCCGCCAAGCTGCAGCCCAAGGAGGTCTCCGACCTGCTCAGCACCAGCTTCGACGGCACGTCCCTGCAGCCCAAGGTCGACCAGGGCATGCTCAAGGAGTTCCTCGACAGCCGCACGGCGGGGCTGGTCACCTCGCCGGTCAACGCCAAGCTGACCGTCAAGGACGGGCAGACCTCCGTCATACCCGGTAAGGACGGGACTGTCGTCGAGACCGGCAACGCCGGCGGGCTGCTCATCGACGCGCTCACCGCGCCGAACCGCACGATGACTCTGCCGACCAAGCCGGCCAAGCCCGCGGTGACCGAGGCCGACCTCAGGAAGGTGACGATCGGCAACGAGCTGATGTCGGAGTTCGTCTCGCCGTTCCCGACCGGCGCCGAAAACGCCGCCCGCACCGCCAACATCCGGGTCGGGCTGTCCCGGCTCAACGGCATCGTCGTCGCGCCCGGCGAGACCTTCTCCCTGCTCGACACGCTGCGGCCGTTCACCAAGGAGAACGGCTACGTCGACGCGCCGACGCTGCAGGGCGGCATCGACGTGCCCGGCATGGGCGGCGGCATCTCGCAGGTGTCGACGACGCTCTACAACGCCACGTTCTTCGCCGGGCTCAAGCTCGTCGAGCACACCCCGCACGCGTTCTGGATCCCGCGCTACCCGATGGGCCGCGAGGCGACGATGTGGGACCCGACGATCGACAACAAGTGGACCAACGACTCCGGCCACCCGGTGCGCATCGAGGCCGGCATCGAGGGCAACGCCGCGGTGATCCGGCTCTACGGCACCAAGGTCTTCTCGGTCAGCTCCACGACCGGCAACAAGTTCGACATCCAGCAGCCCGGCGAGCCCAAGCACCTCACCGGCGACAAGTGCATCCCGCAGCCGCCGCAGGAGGGCTTCAAGGTGACCGTCACCCGCGTGGTCACCGACGGCTCCGGCACAGTGGTCAAGAACGAGAGCGTCACCACCAAGTACGCCCCCGCCGTGCGCGTCACCTGCAACTGA